A single region of the Pan troglodytes isolate AG18354 chromosome 18, NHGRI_mPanTro3-v2.0_pri, whole genome shotgun sequence genome encodes:
- the ARHGDIG gene encoding rho GDP-dissociation inhibitor 3, with protein MLGLDACELGAQLLELLRLALCARVLLADKEGGPPAVDEVLDEAVPEYRAPGRKSLLEIRQLDPDDRSLAKYKRVLLGPLPPAVDPSLPNVQVTRLTLLSEQAPGPVVMDLTGDLAVLKDQVFVLKEGVDYRVKITFKVHREIVSGLKCLHHTYRRGLRVDKTVYMVGSYGPSAQEYEFVTPVEEAPRGALVRGPYLVVSLFTDDDRTHHLSWEWGLHICQDWKD; from the exons atgctgggcctggACGCGTGCGAGCTGGGGGCGCAGCTGCTGGAGCTGCTCCGGCTGGCGCTGTGCGCCCGAG tcctCCTGGCTGACAAGGAGGGTGGGCCGCCAGCAGTGGACGAGGTGTTGGATGAGGCTGTGCCCGAGTACCGGGCCCCGGGGAGGAAGAGCCTCTTGGAGATCCGGCAGCTGGACCCGGACGACAGGAGCCTGGCCAAGTACAAGCGGGTGCTGCTGGGGCCCCTGCCACCGGCCGTGG ACCCAAGCCTGCCCAATGTGCAGGTGACCAGGCTGACACTCCTGTCGGAACAGGCTCCAGGGCCCGTCGTCATGGATCTCACAG GGGACCTGGCTGTTCTGAAGGACCAGGTGTTTGTCCTGAAGGAAGGTGTTGATTACAGAGTGAAGATCACCTTCAAG GTCCACAGGGAGATTGTCAGCGGCCTCAAGTGTCTGCACCACACCTACCGCCGGGGCCTGCGCG TGGACAAGACCGTCTACATGGTGGGCAGCTACGGCCCGAGCGCCCAGGAGTATGAGTTTGTGACTCCGGTGGAGGAAGCGCCGAGGGGTGCGCTGGTGCGGGGCCCCTATCTGGTGGTGTCCCTCTTCACCGACGATGACAGGACGCACCACCTGTCCTGGGAGTGGGGTCTCCACATCTGTCAGGACTGGAAGGACTGA